In one Drosophila pseudoobscura strain MV-25-SWS-2005 chromosome X, UCI_Dpse_MV25, whole genome shotgun sequence genomic region, the following are encoded:
- the LOC4814312 gene encoding pancreatic lipase-related protein 2 produces MPGTCHVFRRQTLPPPLVLLLAGLLLLGDGIAVQGLHRHSIMMKTFRYLQETMLRNSLERAHLNHGIVFECRTISDRDFGNEVHFLLQLGDLRGFRQLDASKKLALFLHGWNDKGSKDWVQELLLTWTLFDASYNVCVVDWGNLSQNDYKTASMSIFDVGLTVAGIIMALEELRPSQFHRSNVTLAGYSLGAHAAGYAGAVLEGQVEQIIGLDPAGPLFSLPAEVSPKYRLDPSDAKFVQVLHTSGGSLGTSLKCGHADFYPNGGRAPQTNCKMFMNLRDMQNTNPIACSHSAAAIFFRQSMDPQYPFVGYECGSYREFAAGYCDQNRRARFGIHSQRRAQGSFYFTTASQQPYVQRRLGGWLSGVGRQVDSTSASGQKKNGPGQLMLRLWTSGWRRGASRTRDRRRDRSRQRDLCRWQ; encoded by the exons ATGCCTGGCACGTGTCACGTGTTCCGCCGGCAGACCTTGCCGCCTCCTCTGGTGCTGCTCCTCGCcggcctgctgctcctcggcGATGGCATTGCTGTGCAGGGCCTCCACCGCCACAGCATCATGATGAAAACCTTCCGCTATCTGCAGGAGACCATGCTGCGGAACAGCCTGGAGCGGGCCCATCTCAATCATGGCATTGTCTTTGAATGCCGCACCAT TTCGGACAGGGACTTTGGCAACGAGGTGCACTTCCTTCTGCAGTTGGGGGATCTTCGGGGCTTCCGACAGCTGGATGCCTCCAAGAAGCTGGCCCTCTTCCTGCATGGCTGGAACGACAAAGGCAGCAAGGACTGGGTGCAGGAGCTGTTGCTGA CATGGACCCTATTTGATGCCAGCTACAACGTGTGCGTCGTGGACTGGGGCAATCTGTCGCAGAACGACTACAAGACCGCTTCTATGTCCATCTTCGATGTGGGCCTCACGGTGGCCGGGATCATCATGGCCCTGGAGGAGCTGCGTCCCAGCCAGTTCCATCGCAGCAACGTTACCCTGGCCGGCTACAGTCTGGGGGCCCACGCAGCCGGCTATGCCGGAGCGGTGCTCGAGGGCCAGGTGGAGCAGATCATCGGCCTGGATCCGGCCGGACCGCTCTTCTCGCTGCCCGCCGAGGTCTCGCCCAAGTACCGGCTGGACCCCAGCGACGCCAAGTTCGTGCAGGTGCTGCACACCTCCGGCGGCTCCTTGGGGACGAGCCTCAAGTGCGGGCATGCCGACTTCTATCCGAACGGTGGCCGGGCACCGCAGACGAACTGCAAGATGTTCATGAATCTCCGCGACATGCAGAACACAA atCCCATTGCCTGCAGCCATTCAGCGGCTGCCATCTTTTTCCGACAGTCGATGGACCCGCAGTACCCCTTCGTGGGCTACGAGTGCGGCAGCTACCGGGAGTTCGCCGCCGGATATTGCGACCAGAACCGACGGGCCCGTTTCGGCATCCACTCGCAGAGGAGGGCGCAGGGGAGCTTCTACTTCACGACCGCCTCCCAGCAGCCCTACGTACAGCGGCGGCTGGGTGGTTGGCTGAGCGGCGTGGGGCGGCAGGTGgactccacctccgcctctgGCCAGAAGAAGAATGGTCCAGGTCAGCTCATGCTGCGCCTCTGGACGAGCGGTTGGCGGAGGGGCGCCAGTCGCACTCGGGACCGGAGACGAGACCGGAGCCGACAAAGAGATCTGTGTCGGTGGCAGTAG
- the Idgf4 gene encoding chitinase-like protein Idgf4, translating to MKLYALLSLLVGSLAIGQISAAAGSHHLLCYYDGSSFVREGLSKLTLNDLDPALQYCTHLIYGYAGINPSSNKLVSTNEKLDLDLGSSLFRQVTSLKRKYPALKVLLSVGGDKDIVDPENNKYLTLLESSNARIPFINSAHSLVKTYGFDGLDLAWQFPKNKPKKVHGSIGKFWKGFKKIFSGDHIVDEKSEEHKEEFTALVRELKNAFRPDGYLLGLSVLPNVNSSLFFDVPAVINNLDYVNLHAYDFQTPERNKEVADFPAPIYEANERNPELNVNYQVKYWVNNRAPASKINVAIAAYGRAWKLTKDSGLTGLPPVAETDGVAPAGLQTQVDGLLSWPEVCAKLPNPANQHLKGADGPLRKVGDPTKRFGSYAYRSADDAGENGVWVGYEDPDTAGIKAEYVKREGLGGVALVDLSYDDFRGGCTGHDKFPILRTIKSKL from the exons ATGAAGCTCTACGCCCTGCTCTCCCTGCTCGTCGGCTCCCTGGCCATTGGCCAGATCAGCGCCGCTGCCGGCTCCCATCATCTGCTCTGCTACTACGACGGGTCCAGTTTTGTTCGCGAGG GTCTCTCGAAGCTCACCCTCAACGATCTGGATCCTGCCTTGCAGTACTGCACCCATTTGATATACGGATATGCGGGAATCAATCCTTCCAGCAACAAGTTGGTGAGCACCAACGAGAAGCTTGACCTGGACTTGGGCAGCAGCCTGTTCCGGCAGGTGACGAGCCTGAAGAGGAAGTACCCGGCCCTCAAAGTACTGCTGAGTGTGGGCGGCGACAAGGACATTGTGGACCCGGAAAACAACAAGTATTTGACGTTGTTGGAGAGCAGCAATGCCCGCATTCCATTCATCAACAGCGCCCACTCGCTGGTGAAGACCTACGGCTTTGATGGCCTCGACCTGGCCTGGCAGTTCCCCAAGAACAAGCCCAAGAAGGTGCACGGAAGCATTGGCAAGTTCTGGAAGGGATTCAAGAAGATCTTCAGCGGTGACCACATCGTCGACGAGAAGTCCGAGGAGCACAAGGAGGAGTTCACCGCCCTGGTGCGTGAGCTGAAGAACGCCTTCCGTCCCGATGGCTATCTCCTGGGCCTCAGTGTCCTCCCAAATGTCAACTCCTCCC TTTTCTTCGATGTCCCGGCCGTGATCAACAATTTGGACTACGTGAACCTCCACGCCTACGACTTCCAGACCCCCGAGCGGAACAAGGAGGTGGCCGACTTCCCCGCCCCCATCTACGAGGCGAACGAGCGCAACCCCGAGCTGAATGTCAACTACCAGGTCAAGTACTGGGTGAACAACCGCGCCCCGGCCTCCAAGATCAACGTGGCGATCGCCGCCTACGGCCGCGCCTGGAAGCTGACCAAGGACTCCGGCCTCACCGGCTTGCCCCCCGTGGCCGAGACCGATGGCGTTGCACCCGCCGGACTACAGACCCAGGTCGATGGACTCCTTAGCTGGCCAGAGGTTTGCGCCAAGCTGCCAAACCCAGCCAACCAGCACCTGAAGGGCGCCGACGGCCCTCTGCGCAAGGTGGGCGATCCCACCAAGCGTTTCGGCAGCTACGCCTACCGCTCGGCCGATGATGCCGGCGAGAATGGCGTCTGGGTGGGCTACGAGGATCCGGACACGGCCGGCATCAAGGCCGAGTACGTGAAACGCGAGGGACTCGGCGGCGTGGCTTTGGTCGACCTGAGCTACGACGACTTCCGCGGCGGCTGCACCGGCCACGACAAGTTCCCCATCCTACGCACCATCAAGAGCAAGTTGTAG